A region from the Variovorax sp. V93 genome encodes:
- a CDS encoding transglycosylase SLT domain-containing protein, protein MNKAFDATARGLRTFVSDVADGFFEITHNGFALVGLAIVFAALALVARPDLRKTGEEQLMGWLQSRKPAPEATDLEPTAIVRTTAASPGDLPKQQAAVAYWLSKKYRVAAEPLSVLVAEAYHLGKRTKLDPTLILAIMAVESSFNPFAQSQVGAQGLMQVMTRVHGDKYESAGGTLTAFDPVTNMRVGVKVLQECIARAGSLEGGLRYYVGAANLEDDGGYAGKVMAEHERLVQVANGRNPPTMATPAAPVVRAQAQPIPVAVPPKPQQAAEPAADPQKVALLSGVS, encoded by the coding sequence ATGAACAAGGCGTTTGATGCCACGGCCCGCGGGCTGAGGACCTTTGTGTCCGACGTGGCAGACGGCTTTTTTGAAATCACCCACAACGGGTTTGCACTGGTCGGCCTGGCCATCGTGTTCGCGGCCCTCGCCCTGGTCGCGCGGCCCGATCTGCGCAAGACCGGCGAGGAACAGCTCATGGGCTGGCTGCAGTCGCGCAAGCCCGCGCCTGAAGCCACCGACCTGGAGCCGACCGCCATCGTGCGCACCACGGCCGCGAGCCCCGGCGACCTGCCCAAGCAGCAGGCCGCCGTGGCCTATTGGCTCAGCAAGAAGTACCGCGTGGCGGCCGAACCGCTGAGCGTGCTGGTTGCAGAGGCCTACCACCTCGGCAAGCGCACCAAGCTCGACCCGACGCTGATCCTGGCCATCATGGCCGTCGAATCGAGCTTCAACCCCTTTGCCCAGAGCCAGGTGGGCGCCCAGGGCCTGATGCAGGTAATGACGCGCGTGCACGGCGACAAGTACGAAAGCGCGGGCGGCACGCTCACCGCCTTCGACCCCGTGACCAACATGCGCGTCGGCGTGAAGGTGCTGCAGGAATGCATCGCCCGCGCCGGATCGCTCGAAGGCGGCCTGCGCTACTACGTGGGCGCCGCCAACCTCGAGGACGACGGGGGCTACGCAGGCAAGGTCATGGCCGAGCACGAACGGCTGGTGCAGGTGGCCAACGGCCGCAATCCGCCAACGATGGCAACGCCCGCGGCGCCGGTCGTGCGGGCGCAGGCCCAGCCGATCCCGGTTGCCGTGCCGCCCAAGCCGCAACAGGCGGCCGAGCCGGCCGCGGACCCGCAGAAAGTGGCCCTGCTGTCGGGCGTTTCCTGA